The genomic interval TTTGAAGGCTGTCGTTAGTAGTGAGCGGGCGGGGGCTTTCGAGGACGAATTCACGGTGACTTCTGTTCCGTCTCGTAACGAAGAGTCGGAAACTTCCAGCTAATTTACTCCCGGAGAACACCCGACGATTCGTAGCCGCCGATTCTTAATACCCCCACCCCGTGGCCCCACGCATGGGAGACATGGACGGCCTCGAAGTCACCGAGTGCGCGCGCTGTCCCGAACTCGTCGAGAGCCGAAGCCGAATCGTCAACGGCACGGGTCCCGCCGACGCCGACATGCTGTTCGTCGGTGAGGGACCGGGCGAGCAGGAGGACGCCGAGGGCGAGCCGTTCGTCGGCCGCAGCGGGTCCATCCTCGACGACAAACTCCGCGAGAAGGGACTGGTCCGCGCCGACGTGCGCATCACCAACTGCGTGCGGTGTCGGCCTCCCGGGAACCGCGACCCCACCGGCGAGGAACTGGAGCACTGCCGGGGGTACCTCGAAACCGAGATCGAACTCGTGGACCCCGACGTGGTCGTCACCCTCGGGAAGGTGCCCAGCGAGCACCTGCTCGGCAGGGACGTGGCGGTCACGAACGAAGCGGGGTCGGTCGAGCGCGCGACCCTCGGGGGCAGCGAGCGCGACGTGCTGGTCTGCGTCCACCCGGCCGCGACCCTCTACGACCGGAGCCA from Halorussus salilacus carries:
- a CDS encoding uracil-DNA glycosylase, which codes for MGDMDGLEVTECARCPELVESRSRIVNGTGPADADMLFVGEGPGEQEDAEGEPFVGRSGSILDDKLREKGLVRADVRITNCVRCRPPGNRDPTGEELEHCRGYLETEIELVDPDVVVTLGKVPSEHLLGRDVAVTNEAGSVERATLGGSERDVLVCVHPAATLYDRSQEETFDAAIETAATMAGEGGSGGQSQLGDF